A window of the Vanessa cardui chromosome 27, ilVanCard2.1, whole genome shotgun sequence genome harbors these coding sequences:
- the LOC124540963 gene encoding chorion class B protein L11-like: MHKAVLFVCAQALFIQSIAGQCIGAGRGWGAPLAGTAPYGLAAPLAGGCGSGVAAIPASSGGGLDVSSASPISPNGLSVLSENAIEGGLAVVGALPFLSAVALEGVLPTAGAGAVNYGCGNGAVAILEEIAPEGIAGSLGYGLGSYGAVDDIGYGSLGSGGLGYGSLGYGILGYGGLGYGTGSLAGLNRVSCGCGGFI, translated from the coding sequence TCTATCGCTGGACAATGCATCGGAGCTGGACGGGGATGGGGCGCTCCCTTGGCCGGTACTGCGCCATATGGCCTCGCCGCTCCTCTTGCCGGCGGTTGTGGTTCCGGCGTGGCTGCGATCCCCGCCTCTAGCGGTGGTGGTCTCGATGTGTCAAGCGCTTCTCCTATCTCGCCAAACGGACTATCTGTTCTCTCAGAAAACGCTATCGAAGGAGGACTCGCAGTTGTCGGTGCTTTACCTTTCTTGAGTGCCGTTGCTCTGGAAGGTGTTCTGCCAACTGCTGGTGCAGGTGCCGTCAACTACGGATGTGGGAACGGAGCTGTTGCCATTTTGGAAGAAATAGCCCCCGAAGGTATTGCTGGCTCACTCGGCTACGGTCTTGGTTCTTATGGAGCCGTTGACGATATCGGCTACGGTAGTCTCGGCTCCGGTGGTCTCGGCTACGGTAGTCTCGGCTACGGTATTCTCGGCTACGGTGGTCTCGGTTACGGTACCGGGTCTCTGGCTGGATTAAACCGTGTTAGCTGCGGCTGTGGCGGCTTTATCTAA
- the LOC124540964 gene encoding chorion class CA protein ERA.1-like, which yields MSTFAFLLLCVQAFLVQNLYSQCLRGAVAGPIGREAGVAGCGLGNGVAGLGWEGGLAGPLGCAGLVGYGRGAGLGGLGWEAGLAGAGGSVYGGSGVGDVAVAGEVGVGGTTLVAGQVPILGAVEFRGAVPAAGTVSIAGSCGCDCGCSGGYSY from the exons ATGTCTACCTTCGCTTTCCTCCTCCTCTGCGTACAAGCTTTCTTGGTTCAG AATTTATACAGCCAGTGTTTGCGCGGTGCCGTTGCTGGACCTATTGGGCGGGAAGCTGGAGTAGCTGGCTGCGGCTTGGGTAATGGCGTCGCTGGTTTAGGCTGGGAAGGCGGTTTAGCTGGACCCCTTGGTTGCG CTGGACTCGTTGGCTACGGTCGGGGTGCTGGCCTCGGTGGTTTAGGCTGGGAAGCTGGTCTTGCCGGTGCCGGTGGATCTGTCTACGGAGGTTCCGGTGTTGGTGATGTAGCAGTCGCTGGTGAAGTGGGCGTCGGTGGTACTACATTAGTCGCAGGTCAAGTGCCAATCCTAGGTGCTGTGGAATTCAGAGGTGCCGTGCCAGCTGCTGGAACTGTCTCCATCGCCGGTAGCTGCGGCTGCGACTGCGGCTGCAGCGGTGGTTACTCTTACTGA
- the LOC124540965 gene encoding chorion class B protein M3A5-like encodes MFKAVLLVCAQALFIQSIAGQCVGAGRGWGAPLASTAPCGLAAPLARGCGSGVAAIPASSGGGLDVSSASPISPNGLSVLSENAIEGGLAVVGALPFLGAVALEGVLPTAGAGAVNYGCGNGAVAILEEIAPEGSAGSLGYGLGSYGANDGIGYGGLGYGVGSLGGISRAGCGCGGYI; translated from the exons ATGTTCAAGGCTGTGCTTTTGGTCTGCGCCCAGGCGCTCTTCATCCAG TCTATCGCTGGACAATGCGTCGGAGCTGGACGGGGATGGGGCGCTCCCTTGGCCAGTACTGCTCCATGCGGTCTCGCCGCTCCTCTTGCCCGCGGTTGTGGTTCCGGTGTGGCCGCGATCCCCGCCTCTAGCGGCGGTGGTCTCGATGTGTCAAGCGCTTCTCCTATCTCGCCAAACGGACTATCTGTTCTCTCAGAAAACGCTATCGAAGGAGGACTCGCAGTTGTCGGTGCTTTACCTTTCTTGGGCGCCGTTGCTCTGGAAGGTGTTCTGCCAACTGCTGGTGCAGGTGCCGTCAACTACGGATGTGGGAACGGAGCTGTTGCCATTTTGGAAGAAATAGCCCCTGAAGGTTCTGCTGGCTCACTCGGTTACGGCCTTGGTTCTTATGGGGCCAATGACGGCATTGGCTACGGTGGTCTCGGTTACGGTGTCGGCTCTCTGGGTGGAATTAGCCGTGCTGGTTGCGGCTGTGGCGGCTACATCTAA
- the LOC124541227 gene encoding chorion class A protein L11-like encodes MSTFAFLLLCVQACLVQNVYSQYINGLGALGCGCEAGLAGPLGYGRGLGINGLGCDAGLIGPAGYGLGLGLGAPYGAAYGGAGVGDVSVAGEMAVGGTTLVAGQVPILGAVEFGGIVPAAGAVSIAGSCGCGCNGPYIY; translated from the exons ATGTCTACCTTCGCTTTCCTCCTCCTCTGCGTCCAAGCTTGCTTGGTTCAG aatgTATACAGCCAGTACATCAATGGTCTAGGTGCTCTTGGATGTGGATGTGAAGCCGGTCTGGCTGGACCCCTTGGCTACGGCCGAGGCCTAGGCATCAACGGCTTAGGCTGTGATGCCGGTCTAATTGGCCCCGCTGGTTACGGATTGGGTCTTGGTCTTGGTGCTCCATACGGTGCTGCCTACGGAGGTGCCGGTGTTGGTGATGTATCCGTCGCCGGAGAGATGGCTGTCGGCGGTACCACGCTGGTCGCTGGTCAGGTACCAATCCTCGGTGCTGTAGAGTTCGGAGGCATCGTGCCGGCTGCCGGAGCTGTCTCCATCGCCGGTagctgcggctgcggctgcaACGGTCCCTACATCTACTGA